The Prosthecobacter vanneervenii genome has a segment encoding these proteins:
- a CDS encoding class I SAM-dependent methyltransferase, which translates to MPPPPRRPFSSQPSPRPGPRPRTRPAGGPSAGPGGKPLREHGTSWEKSADWYDRIIGERGSELYQAVVIPGALKLLAPKRGERVLDLGCGQGVFSRALAQAGCQVTGVDAAPTLIQKARTYPVKPPVRYLARDAAQIGDLGEFDAASAILCVQNMEHLDTVAAAAAKVLRPGGRMLWVVNHPAFRIPRQSAWGHDEERKIQYRRTDAYSSTLSIPIVMHPGKADSESTVSFHRSMQTLTGTGFSAGLVLAGMEEWYSHKESQPGPRARAENRARKEFPLFLALLWEKR; encoded by the coding sequence ATGCCGCCGCCCCCACGCCGCCCTTTCAGCTCCCAGCCCAGCCCACGCCCCGGACCTCGCCCGCGTACACGTCCTGCTGGCGGCCCGTCGGCTGGCCCCGGCGGCAAGCCTCTGCGCGAGCACGGCACCTCCTGGGAAAAATCCGCCGACTGGTATGACCGCATCATCGGCGAGCGCGGCTCCGAGCTCTACCAGGCCGTGGTCATTCCTGGTGCTCTGAAACTGCTGGCCCCCAAGCGTGGCGAGCGCGTGCTGGATCTCGGCTGCGGGCAGGGCGTCTTTTCCCGTGCGCTGGCCCAGGCCGGGTGCCAGGTCACCGGAGTGGATGCCGCCCCCACGCTCATCCAGAAAGCGCGTACTTATCCAGTGAAGCCCCCCGTGCGCTACCTTGCACGCGATGCCGCCCAGATCGGCGATCTCGGAGAATTCGACGCCGCCTCCGCCATCCTCTGCGTGCAAAACATGGAGCACCTCGACACCGTGGCCGCCGCCGCCGCCAAGGTGCTGCGCCCCGGTGGCCGCATGCTCTGGGTGGTGAACCACCCCGCCTTCCGCATCCCCCGCCAGTCCGCCTGGGGCCACGATGAGGAGCGCAAGATCCAGTACCGCCGCACGGACGCCTACAGCAGCACGCTGAGCATCCCCATCGTCATGCACCCCGGGAAGGCCGACAGCGAGAGCACCGTCTCCTTTCACCGCAGCATGCAGACCCTCACCGGCACCGGCTTCTCCGCCGGTCTGGTATTGGCTGGTATGGAGGAGTGGTACTCCCACAAGGAAAGCCAGCCCGGCCCCCGCGCCCGCGCCGAAAACCGCGCCCGCAAGGAGTTCCCGCTCTTCCTGGCGCTGCTGTGGGAGAAGCGCTGA
- a CDS encoding TetR/AcrR family transcriptional regulator, whose product MSKKAASTKRERDPAASRQRLIDATVRLMLRQGFAATSVDMICQEAGMTKGGFFHHFENKEALALAAVDWWGRMGTALYAEAWKDETLDPLKQLHRMLDIMAGFTRRPEENCVCMVGMMSQELAATSPALRAACEKELTLWTSNTAKMLAAAKKKHQPKTKFDPMQAAWFLNSLWQGSMLVGKTCRSQEMIRHNLKLARAFVDGLFQAR is encoded by the coding sequence ATGTCAAAGAAAGCTGCCAGCACGAAACGTGAGCGCGATCCCGCAGCCAGCAGGCAGCGGCTGATCGACGCTACCGTGCGGCTCATGCTGCGGCAGGGGTTTGCGGCCACCTCGGTGGACATGATCTGCCAGGAGGCGGGCATGACGAAGGGCGGCTTTTTCCACCACTTTGAAAACAAGGAGGCGCTGGCTCTCGCGGCCGTGGATTGGTGGGGCCGCATGGGCACCGCGCTGTATGCAGAGGCGTGGAAGGACGAGACGCTGGATCCCCTCAAGCAGCTGCACCGCATGCTGGACATCATGGCCGGATTCACCAGACGGCCTGAAGAGAACTGCGTATGCATGGTGGGCATGATGTCGCAGGAGCTGGCCGCCACCAGCCCCGCCCTGCGGGCCGCGTGTGAAAAAGAGCTGACTCTCTGGACTTCCAACACGGCCAAAATGCTGGCTGCTGCGAAGAAGAAACATCAACCGAAGACAAAGTTTGACCCCATGCAAGCGGCCTGGTTTCTCAACAGCCTCTGGCAGGGCTCCATGCTCGTGGGCAAGACCTGCCGCTCCCAGGAAATGATCCGCCACAATCTCAAGCTGGCCCGCGCCTTTGTGGACGGCCTTTTTCAAGCACGCTGA
- the asnS gene encoding asparagine--tRNA ligase, protein MALDTIQTLLHSESARNGITARGWVRTKRDSKSCSFLEISDGSCFKGLQVVVDAALPTAELLPRILTGASVEVVGDLVASPAAGQKWEMQAAELCLLGEADATYPLQKKGHTPEFLRTIAHLRPRTNLFGSVFRVRSKMAYAVHRFFQERGFFYVHTPIITSSDCEGAGEMFQVTTLKPNTPTKPEQDFFGRPTYLTVSGQLQGEAFACALGNIYTFGPTFRAENSNTTRHAAEFWMIEPEMAFYDLTADMTLAEEHVRYLVQAMFDECPDELEFFNKFIDKGLIDRLKQTLAKPFERISYTDAVDILLKSGRNFEHPVVWGDSLQTEHERYLAEEHVKGPVTIFNYPKDIKPFYMRQNDDGKTAAAMDLLVPGIGEIVGGSQREERLDVLEALMSKQGLDPENYSWYADLRRYGSVPHAGYGLGFERLLMFVTGVPNIRDVIPFARTPGHAAY, encoded by the coding sequence ATGGCACTCGACACCATCCAGACCCTTCTTCACTCCGAATCGGCACGCAATGGCATCACCGCCCGTGGCTGGGTGCGCACCAAGCGCGACTCCAAGTCCTGCTCCTTCCTGGAAATCTCTGACGGCTCCTGCTTCAAGGGCCTGCAGGTCGTGGTGGACGCCGCGCTGCCCACGGCCGAACTGCTGCCGCGCATCCTGACCGGCGCGTCTGTGGAGGTGGTGGGCGATCTCGTGGCCTCTCCCGCCGCCGGGCAGAAGTGGGAGATGCAGGCCGCCGAGCTGTGCCTGCTCGGCGAGGCCGACGCCACCTACCCGCTGCAAAAGAAGGGGCACACGCCCGAGTTTCTCCGCACCATCGCCCACCTGCGCCCGCGCACCAATCTCTTTGGCAGCGTCTTCCGCGTGCGCAGCAAGATGGCCTACGCCGTGCACCGCTTCTTCCAGGAGCGCGGCTTCTTCTACGTGCACACCCCCATCATCACCAGCAGCGACTGCGAAGGAGCAGGGGAGATGTTTCAGGTGACCACGCTGAAGCCCAACACGCCCACCAAGCCTGAGCAGGACTTCTTCGGCCGCCCCACCTACCTCACCGTCAGCGGCCAGTTGCAGGGAGAGGCCTTTGCCTGCGCGCTGGGAAACATCTACACCTTTGGCCCCACCTTCCGCGCGGAGAACAGCAACACCACGCGCCATGCCGCCGAGTTCTGGATGATCGAGCCCGAGATGGCCTTCTACGATCTCACCGCCGACATGACGCTGGCGGAGGAGCACGTGCGCTACCTCGTGCAGGCCATGTTTGATGAATGCCCGGACGAGCTGGAATTCTTCAACAAGTTCATCGACAAAGGACTCATCGACCGCCTCAAGCAGACTCTGGCCAAGCCCTTTGAGCGTATCAGCTACACCGATGCCGTGGACATCCTGCTCAAATCCGGCCGAAACTTCGAACACCCCGTTGTCTGGGGAGACAGCCTGCAGACCGAGCACGAGCGCTACCTGGCCGAAGAGCATGTCAAAGGCCCGGTGACGATCTTCAACTACCCCAAGGACATCAAGCCCTTCTACATGCGTCAGAACGACGATGGCAAAACCGCTGCCGCCATGGACCTCCTCGTTCCCGGCATTGGCGAAATCGTCGGCGGCAGCCAGCGCGAGGAGCGCCTGGATGTGCTCGAAGCCCTCATGTCCAAGCAGGGCCTCGATCCCGAAAACTACTCCTGGTACGCCGATCTCCGCCGCTACGGCAGCGTGCCCCATGCCGGCTACGGCCTCGGCTTCGAGCGCCTGCTCATGTTCGTCACCGGCGTCCCCAACATCCGCGACGTCATCCCGTTTGCCCGCACGCCGGGGCATGCGGCGTACTAG